The Euzebya sp. region GAGCGCGGACATCACCGCGTCGTCGACCGGTCCCGCGGGGATCAGCGCCACCTGCTCACCGCAGCCCTCGACCGCGGCGGCGCTCTCGGGCGGCACCTGGTCGCCGACCGCCAGCAGTGGCGCGTCCAGGTCCGCCGCCAGGCCCGCTGCCGGCAGCCCGAACGCCCAGCCGGACGGCGTGGTGGCGTCCAGGACCAGGTACGTGCGCGGCCCCTCCTCCGCCTGACCCCATAGCTGCGCGGCGATCTGCCGGGCGGTGTCGAACCGGGTGTCGCCGGCGGTGCGACTCGCCCCGGGCAGCTCGTCGAAGTCGGCCGACAGGGCGGCGGACCCCCCGAGCAGGTGGGTGACGTCCGGCTGGTCGTCGTCGACCCAGGCGGCCACGGCGGGGTGCAGGGCGTCGGACGTCGTCAGCACCACGGGCGTGCCGGTGTCGGCGGCCCACCCGCCGCCCGTCACCGAGTCCGCCCAGGCCGCGGTCGGGTTGCCCTCGGGGCCGAACGCGCGGGCCAAGGCGATCTCGCCCGTGTCGCCGTAGCGCTCGCGGGCTGCCGTGGCGATGGCCGTGGAGGTCTCGAAGCGGGAGGCGCCGGCCAGCCGCTCGACGTCGTAGCCCGCCGCGGACAGCTCGTCGACGACCGCGGTCGAGATCGCCGACTCGCCGCCGAGGACGTACACCGTCCCGGAGCGGCCGAGCACCCGGTCGACCTCGCCGGCCACCGCCGGGTCCAGCGACGCGGTGGGGGTCAGCAGCAGCGGGCCGTCCTGGGCCAGGACGGCACCGGACAACGCGTCGGCGAACCCCTCCACGGTGGCGATGACCACGTGCGACGCAGGGGCGCCATGCGTCCCCGCACCCCCGGCCCACGCGCCGCCGAAGTCCGGCGAGGGCGGGAAGCGCTGCTGGCTCACGTCGACCGCCGCCGCGGCGGGTTGCGGCGGGGACGCGCACCTGGTGCTCGCGCAGCGCACCACCACGAGGTCGCCGTCCGGCTGGTCGTAGGAGGCGACCACCAACCCGCCATCCGGCGTGGTGACGATGTCGGCGAACAGCCCGTGCCCCGGACCCCCGCGCGACGGCGTGGAGGTCGAGGAGCCGCCGCAGCCCGCGTCGGCGCAGTCGACCACCTGGAGCTCGCCGCTGGGCTGGTTGAACGCCACGACGGGGTGCCCGTCGTCCGCCAGGGCCATGTCCCCCTGCACGACGGCGAAGTCCTCGGTGGCGCTGAGCGTCGTGGTCGAGGCCGTGCCGCACCCGGGGTCGCCGCAGCGGGCGACCACGATGCCGGAGGGGTCCACGGTCGCGAGGAGGATC contains the following coding sequences:
- a CDS encoding cell wall-binding repeat-containing protein: MTSTPTSRAAARRPLVAGFVGILLLVTAGAALAQTEVTTPDTGGNVGWSPAIALDAAGNPVIAHRDRDQDDLRVLHCDDPVCGGTEPASVPDSAGRTGLAPRIALDPAGNPIVAYHTLASQDAPDLAEGVVVLHCGDPRCAGPATRTFLPATTSSAFALDLQIGADGHPILAWSGPDDGVAVVVDCDDPACSGDSPVVVTAEGAVGTVAMALTPQGNPVVVHGVAGDGTAAAQTVVVTCGDPGCTSAQRDALDIGPAVGAASVQDVVVTADGVPTILLATVDPSGIVVARCGDPGCGTASTTTLSATEDFAVVQGDMALADDGHPVVAFNQPSGELQVVDCADAGCGGSSTSTPSRGGPGHGLFADIVTTPDGGLVVASYDQPDGDLVVVRCASTRCASPPQPAAAAVDVSQQRFPPSPDFGGAWAGGAGTHGAPASHVVIATVEGFADALSGAVLAQDGPLLLTPTASLDPAVAGEVDRVLGRSGTVYVLGGESAISTAVVDELSAAGYDVERLAGASRFETSTAIATAARERYGDTGEIALARAFGPEGNPTAAWADSVTGGGWAADTGTPVVLTTSDALHPAVAAWVDDDQPDVTHLLGGSAALSADFDELPGASRTAGDTRFDTARQIAAQLWGQAEEGPRTYLVLDATTPSGWAFGLPAAGLAADLDAPLLAVGDQVPPESAAAVEGCGEQVALIPAGPVDDAVMSALDGADSGACSG